The Polypterus senegalus isolate Bchr_013 chromosome 1, ASM1683550v1, whole genome shotgun sequence genome includes a window with the following:
- the LOC120537888 gene encoding solute carrier family 25 member 44-like, translating into MEDKPSTARRVPIIEWEHLDKRRFYVLGVCMTMLIRVSVYPFTLIRTRLQVQRGTALYGGTFDAFVKILRQEGPAGLYRGFMVNSFTLVSGQCYVTTYELTRNYVSRYTGNNSIKSLVAGGSASLVAQSITVPFDIVSQHLMMQGQRGGCIGRFRVKLSEEAGSQKFHLGQTRDIVVQIFRADGFRGFYRGYLASLLTYIPNSAIWWPFYHFYTEHLSRLAPPDCPHLLLQAVSGPLAAATASTLTNPMDVVRARVQVEGKSSILRTLKQLLCEEGAWGLTKGLSARIISVIPTNMAVVVGYETLKKLSLRPELLDTRHW; encoded by the exons ATGGAAGATAAGCCATCCACAGCACGCAGGGTCCCCATCATTGAATGGGAACACCTTGACAAGAGACGCTTTTATGTGTTGGGAGTGTGCATGACAATGCTAATTAGAGTCAGTGTCTACCCATTTACGTTAATCCGAACAAGACTACAGGTACAGCGAGGAACTGCTCTTTATGGTGGGACGTTTGATGCATTTGTTAAGATTCTACGTCAGGAAGGACCAGCTGGACTCTACAGAGGTTTTATGGTTAACAGTTTTACTCTTGTGTCTGGCCAGTGTTATGTCACAACATATGAGCTTACCAGGAACTATGTTTCTCGCTACACTGGAAACAACTCTATTAAATCGCTAGTGGCAGGAGGTAGTGCATCCTTGGTAGCTCAGAGCATTACCGTGCCCTTCGATATTGTTTCCCAGCACCTAATGATGCAAGGCCAGAGGGGAGGATGCATTGGTCGCTTTAGAGTGAAGTTATCAGAGGAAGCTGGAAGTCAGAAGTTTCATCTGGGGCAGACACGTGACATTGTTGTGCAGATTTTCCGTGCTGATGGATTTCGTGGATTCTACCGGGGGTACTTGGCTTCCCTGCTTACTTATATCCCCAATAGTGCTATCTGGTGGCCGTTCTACCATTTCTATACAG AGCATCTTTCTCGTTTGGCCCCTCCTGACTGCCCACATCTTCTGCTTCAGGCTGTCTCTGGACCCTTGGCTGCGGCTACTGCATCTACACTGACCAACCCAATGGATGTGGTTCGAGCTCGTGTGCAG GTAGAAGGAAAAAGCTCAATTTTACGGACATTAAAGCAACTCCTGTGTGAAGAAGGAGCATGGGGTCTGACTAAGGGATTATCTGCACGAATCATTTCGGTCATTCCTACCAACATGGCTGTGGTTGTTGGATACGAGACTTTGAAAAAACTGAGCCTACGGCCTGAGCTTCTTGACACCCGGCATTGGTAG